Proteins co-encoded in one Euleptes europaea isolate rEulEur1 chromosome 1, rEulEur1.hap1, whole genome shotgun sequence genomic window:
- the CCDC65 gene encoding dynein regulatory complex subunit 2, giving the protein MPKKARKRVLLTEEERVLMMQQKALAEEELNKKKEDMLAQFLKDKLAKEERNSILNMNKITLQWRTVLREVKARELRKDIEILSQTFERVVDCKDSVIKSLAKDLAEAEAQYAHALRSHLHSVDQLLQLQRCRLGYLEEDYHTELQALQKEFDTERKKIIEYHEQEIRYLQDVLLAMEQNFGESEYEAKLDFQSTRDDVKNKNLEEKHYLRMQLEGKVEELWKRFQQALRNYTEATEDRKIAFEVLKLKDEKSTKEIETQMKKLQKMQDLIFSLKNKIAAHARESEEQNWQIHDEKEVVLKQLQKLKSEMNRARAKARSNLAKLTMESCATLKVLQHVVEKAELILRLAEMCRKLESEEEKVLPFYACSLGWEEQKTVDKVALEKPTEPLAQMMDDYVGLERFWQRYNKVRLEHLSLERTKAALAQYNQKLRHLLKQYLDGISVNDEVLSQINPLMIINQHNIVPVLPHTVPISEARVKQPIYNIVEAAHEVKRIL; this is encoded by the exons ATGCCAAAGAAGGCACGCAAACGAGTTCTGCTGACCGAAGAAGAGCGAGTGCTCATGATGCAGCAGAAGGCCCTGGCTGAAGAGGAGCTCAATAAAAAAAAGGAGGACATGCTGGCACAATTCCTAAAG GACAAGCTGGCTAAGGAGGAGCGTAACAGCATTCTGAACATGAACAAGATCACCCTACAGTGGCGCACAGTGCTCCGTGAAGTCAAGGCCAGAGAACTTCGCAAGGACATTGAGATACTGAGCCAGACCTTTGAGCGAGTAGTAGACTGCAAGGACAGTGTCATTAAG TCCCTTGCCAAGGACCTTGCCGAAGCAGAGGCGCAATATGCACATGCTTTGCGGAGCCACTTGCACAGCGTAGATCAACTGTTGCAGCTACAGCGTTGCCGCCTAGGCTATCTAGAGGAGGATTACCACACTGAGCTACAGGCACTGCAGAAGGAGTTTGACACAGAGAG GAAGAAGATTATAGAATATCATGAACAGGAGATCCGTTACCTCCAGGACGTGCTGCTGGCCATGGAACAAAACTTTGGGGAGAGTGAATATGAAGCCAAGCTTGACTTCCAGAGCACAAGGGATGATGTCAAGAACAAG AACTTGGAAGAGAAGCATTACCTGCGCATGCAGTTAGAGGGGAAAGTGGAGGAGCTGTGGAAACGCTTCCAACAGGCCTTGCGCAACTACACTGAGGCAACAGAGGACCGTAAAATCGCTTTTGAAGTCCTTAAATTGAAAGATGAGAAGAGCACAAAGGAGATAGAGACGCAGATGAAGAAATTACAGAAGATGCAG GACCTCATCTTCTCTCTGAAGAACAAGATTGCAGCTCATGCGCGGGAGAGTGAGGAGCAAAACTGGCAGATCCATGATGAGAAAGAGGTGGTGTTGAAGCAGCTGCAGAAGCTCAAGAGTGAGATGAACCGAGCAAGAGCCAAGGCCCGCAGCAATCTAGCAAAGCTCACCATGGAGAGTTGTGCTACTCTCAAAGTGCTGCAGCATGTGGTGGAGAAG GCTGAGCTGATCCTACGCCTGGCTGAGATGTGCCGCAAATTGGAGTCTGAAGAGGAAAAGGTGCTGCCATTTTATGCCTGTTCCCTAGGCTGGGAGGAACAGAAGACTGTAGACAAGGTGGCCCTGGAGAAACCAACTGAACCACTAGCTCAG ATGATGGATGATTACGTGGGACTGGAACGCTTCTGGCAAAGGTACAATAAGGTGAGGCTGGAGCATCTCTCGCTGGAACGGACAAAAGCAGCACTGGCTCAATACAACCAAAAGCTGCGACATTTGCTCAAGCAATACCTGGATGGCATCTCTGTGAATGATGAGGTTCTGAGCCAGATCAACCCACTAATGATCATCAACCAGCATAATATTGTCCCTGTTCTGCCTCACACGGTGCCCATCAGTGAAGCCCGGGTCAAGCAACCCATCTACAACATAGTGGAAGCAGCACATGAAGTCAAGCGTATCCTCTGA